A region of the Drosophila subobscura isolate 14011-0131.10 chromosome J, UCBerk_Dsub_1.0, whole genome shotgun sequence genome:
AGTTTATTATAAAACATTAACAAATGGGAATAAGCGTGAAAATATCGCCAAGCTACCTATATTTTCAGGAGCATATTTGGGCATGTGTTTCGACACATGTTCTTCGGAGCGCGCAGGCCTCACCTAACTTAGCCACATACCACATTAGGGATGACAAAAAAATATCGTTGCGCGACTCGTGTTCTGCCAGCTGCTTTCAAAATTGCAATACATTTGATAAACAAACCAATAAACACATTCAGCGGGATGTAACTAATTAGAAGTGGCATCTAAGATGACTGGAAAGCCGTCCATGGCTTATTGTAACATAAAACCTTAAGTGCAAGCCATGCAAACTCGAACTCTAATGACATGACTGTTGCAGGAGCGCCTTTGAGAAGATCTTCGTGGGGCCAAGCGCATTCAGGGCAGATTGGACATCAGATGCAGAAGCAATGAAGCTGCGGGAGCGCTGTTCAATCAACGACATCCAAAAAGCTATCATTGGGCATGGCTCAAGCACAGAGAGATTCGAAGTTTCTGGTCTCAGAGCCAGCAAATGTTCGACATGGCAAACAGACAATATATCTGCTGATGTGATTATCATATAGTATACATAGATATACGAGTATTGTATATTtagatatatgtagatataaaaCGTCCAACGTTCCGAATGTGTGCTAAAGTTAATGCGTTAATAAacgtatgtaaatatgtaattaaGTATGATGGCCACCCATGAACGATGTACGATTTACGTTTTACGATTTACGATTTATATATATGGTACGTATAGTATAGGGTATACGGTTTGACTAAGACAAGAGACTAAGGCACTAAAAGGTTCGATTATTCGATTATGATGATTGGTTTAGTTTAGTTGTACATGAAAGCGATCACAATTGTCAGATGATGGAGGCGTGTGCGTTGCAGATCTCAACGATCTAACTTAAGGGCTAGGCATCTATTAGGCGATCTTCGgcttgctgccgttgccgctgctgctgttcgcttTGCCTCGCCGCAGCAGTAGACTCGACAGATTGCTGTACGGCAGCTCGAAGGCCAGCGAGAAGAGAATCGAGGCCAGGTAGCAGATGACAGCAAAGCCGCAGGTGACAACGCACTGCAAACGAGAACATTCATTGGGAGATCAGAGAGGTTCCATCAGAACTTACCAGCATGAAGGGATCCGCATGCGTGCTGGAGCTGGTCAGGCTGTAGAACAAGGCAATGACCAAAGGATTGAGCAGGTAAATGGCATACGACAGCCGACTGACATGCTGGAAGCCCTTGGCCTCCAGCAGGCGTGACCACCAGACGCCTCGACCACCGGCACTGCCCGCTATCATCCAGCAGACGCTCAGCGAGAAGAACAGGCGGCCCATGACAAACAGCGTGATGGCCATCAGGGGCCCCAAATCCCGCCGCACCGTCGAGTAGATGCAGCCGAAGAAAACCAGCAGCGCGAAATGCCAGTACAGACGCTCACGGGACTCGCTCAACTCCAGCTGCACACGTCGCTCCTTGAGGCACCAGGCTGTGATGCCGCCCAAAATGTACGGCAGAACACGCACAAAGGGCGAGGTGTAGATCTCTGTGCCAGTGGCAAAGGCGGCATCGAAGGACAGCTGAAACTTGATGCTCACACCGATGCCATACGACCAGACAATGGTCGAGACGAGTGCAGAGGCCACCAGCGCTTTGGTTAGCTTGGGATGCCTGAAAAGGAGAGGTTTTAGCTATTACTTTAGAGGCAATCCGTCGACTTACTTCACATAGAGGAAGAGCAATGCATTGGCCAGGACAAAGAACTGCATTTCGCAGGCCAGAGACCAGCTCCAGTTGGCGCACATATCCCGATGATCGAAGAGGTTCTGAATGAACAGAAGATTGCGCCACCAGTGCCTGGAGCACATCTCATCGAAGCGCTCGTTGATGTGGTAGACGGAGACATCCCCAATGTAGGCGTACACCATATCCACGGTGGCCATCACCACCAGATAGAGCGGTCCCAGGCGCAGGTACCGATGGAACAGCAGCTTGCCGAAGAGCTGCAGGTTCTGCCGCAGACTATTCTGTCGCACTGCCTCCAGCTGCCGTGAGTTGCGCAGAAAGTTGAAGGTCTGCAGGAAGCCACTAAAAAAGGGGGAAATAAGTGAGTAACCGCAGAGGCTGTAGCCTGTGGGGGAAAGCTCACCTGATGGTAAAGAAGACATCCACCAGCAGCGGGGCCGAGGAGACATATTGGAAGAAGGCCTGCTCCGCGTACGATATTAGAACCGTTTTGTTGTGCACCGTAAAGTACATGAACCACACGACATGGAAGACCATGATCCAGATGGCGCACACCGACCTCAGCCCGTTCATTAGCGGTATTTCAGTGGGGCTGTTCTCGCGCACTGCGAAGATCTTGCCCCAGTTTGTGGGCACATCGAAGCATTCGACAAACTTCTGCAGGCGCCGCCACTGCAGCAGGGAGTGGAGTGCCCGCCACAGCTCGGACTCAGCGGGCGCCAGCAGCCCCGGATCATCAGCCGTCGTTGGAGCTGCCTTTATGGCCGCCGTCAGCTGCTGGGCGCAGAGCATCAAAGCGCCCGTGGCCAGGACACAGGCCACGAGCAGGCGAAAGCTGGGACGCTCAAAGAACACCTCCTTCAGCTGCAGATCCTTCATGTACACCACCTGCGGGCGTATGTCAAAGATCTCGCTCTCGGTGAACAGTCCACCGGTCACATACTCCTGCGCCAAATGCTTCACCTCCGCCGAGCTGCAGGCCCGGGGCAGGCACAGTCCAATGTGTATGATCTGCTCGGACATCAGCTTGATCTCCACCTGCCAGGGTGAGCTGTGACTCAGGTAAATCACCCGATAATCCATATCGAAGGGCGCCTGCTGTGTAATGATGCCATAGTGCATCACCCGCTCGAAGTTCTGCGAGAGGGTAATGCCCACGGGTCGTTGCACGCCGCGACAGGCCTCACGGCTGCCCAGCCAATAGTTCTGGCCGTACACAAAGCCAGAGGGTTTCGTGCCAGAAGCATCGAGTACTGGAAAGCAGGGAAAAAACCGACGATTAATGGCAAAAACTAAAGATCGCTGATCACAAATGATTCAAAATTGAGCGCAACCTTTCATCACACTCACCTTTCATGGCCCATGGCTGTTTGGTGAGTATTCCTCGCTGCACCTGCCGCAGCTGTCCCTGGCACTGGGCACTCACTTGGCTGTCGTTCGCCGGCACCTTGGTCAGTCCAA
Encoded here:
- the LOC117895849 gene encoding nose resistant to fluoxetine protein 6, with the protein product MEIRRRTSKPWLALMLWLWLWLCVGTAKGDNSNQSSTQSTHWQQQQQQRYQSQLNESLRGDLPEEQPQQATSIVSSPHEMHLTRTSVIFGLTKVPANDSQVSAQCQGQLRQVQRGILTKQPWAMKVLDASGTKPSGFVYGQNYWLGSREACRGVQRPVGITLSQNFERVMHYGIITQQAPFDMDYRVIYLSHSSPWQVEIKLMSEQIIHIGLCLPRACSSAEVKHLAQEYVTGGLFTESEIFDIRPQVVYMKDLQLKEVFFERPSFRLLVACVLATGALMLCAQQLTAAIKAAPTTADDPGLLAPAESELWRALHSLLQWRRLQKFVECFDVPTNWGKIFAVRENSPTEIPLMNGLRSVCAIWIMVFHVVWFMYFTVHNKTVLISYAEQAFFQYVSSAPLLVDVFFTISGFLQTFNFLRNSRQLEAVRQNSLRQNLQLFGKLLFHRYLRLGPLYLVVMATVDMVYAYIGDVSVYHINERFDEMCSRHWWRNLLFIQNLFDHRDMCANWSWSLACEMQFFVLANALLFLYVKHPKLTKALVASALVSTIVWSYGIGVSIKFQLSFDAAFATGTEIYTSPFVRVLPYILGGITAWCLKERRVQLELSESRERLYWHFALLVFFGCIYSTVRRDLGPLMAITLFVMGRLFFSLSVCWMIAGSAGGRGVWWSRLLEAKGFQHVSRLSYAIYLLNPLVIALFYSLTSSSTHADPFMLCVVTCGFAVICYLASILFSLAFELPYSNLSSLLLRRGKANSSSGNGSKPKIA